The Nitrospirae bacterium CG2_30_53_67 nucleotide sequence AGTCTCTTGCCCTCAACAAGCCCGTGGCCGTTCTCCAGGATCTTCAGGGGATTAAAATCCGGATCGGAAAGGTTGAAAATGGACGCATCCGCCTGAAAACCGGAAGCACCGTGATGCTCAGAAAGGGAAAAGGCCTGTCCACACCGGCCTGTCTCTACATTGATTATCCCGGTCTGGTCCGGGATCTCCGGAAGGGCGACAGGGTCCTGATTGACGATGGACTGAAACTTCTCAGGGTAACCGGCAGGAATAAAGATGAAGTCTCGGCACGCGTCATAGAAGGCGGAGAGATCACGGATAAAAAAGGGGTGAACCTGCCCGACACCGAGCTTAAACTCTCCTCCTTTACGCCCAAGGACAGGAAGGATCTTGATTTGGGTATCCGGATGGGTGTGGACTACGTGGCGGTCTCCTTTGTGCGAAGGGCAAAGGATGTTCAGGAGGTCAAGGATTACATCGAGCGCAAAGGGGCAAAGATTCCGGTCATTGCAAAGATAGAGAAGCCCGAGGCCCTGGACCATATTGATGCCATCCTGTCGGCTGCCGATGGGATCATGATCGCCCGGGGAGACCTGGGCGTGGAGATGAATACCGAGGATGTGCCCATGATCCAGAAAAAACTGATCCGGATGGCCAACCAGGCCGGCAAGATCGTCATCACCGCGACACAAATGCTGGAGTCCATGACCGGGCACCTGAGACCCACACGGGCCGAGGTGGCTGATGTTGCGAATGCCG carries:
- a CDS encoding pyruvate kinase — its product is MKRAKCVCTIGPASGRADILSSMIRNGMDVARLNFSHGAHEEHKKYIKMIRQQSLALNKPVAVLQDLQGIKIRIGKVENGRIRLKTGSTVMLRKGKGLSTPACLYIDYPGLVRDLRKGDRVLIDDGLKLLRVTGRNKDEVSARVIEGGEITDKKGVNLPDTELKLSSFTPKDRKDLDLGIRMGVDYVAVSFVRRAKDVQEVKDYIERKGAKIPVIAKIEKPEALDHIDAILSAADGIMIARGDLGVEMNTEDVPMIQKKLIRMANQAGKIVITATQMLESMTGHLRPTRAEVADVANAVLDGSDALMLSAETSSGRYPRQAVKMMARIIRKTETSLAIKGAWAEQGTRKTDEPYAVADAAVRAAQDIKARAIVAFTHSGYTARLVSKFRPSVPILAFATNDRVQRRLSLYWGVTPLMMRPHRHTDDMISEVEKRLLEMGEVKKGDTVVIIASSPLSTSGRTNLMKLHRITDHLQKSG